The following are from one region of the Saimiri boliviensis isolate mSaiBol1 chromosome 18, mSaiBol1.pri, whole genome shotgun sequence genome:
- the SMIM34 gene encoding small integral membrane protein 34, with amino-acid sequence MEWAKWTPEASNQTQASILLGLLPGDHAEGRNATNSTRALKVPDGTSAAWYILTIIGIYAVIFLFRLASNILRKNDKSLEDVYYSNLTSELKMKGLQDKVAKCPTLIISNRAVLQPCQARLGPKGGSSGPQTATPESP; translated from the exons ATGGAAT GGGCCAAGTGGACTCCTGAAGCCTCCAACCAGACCCAGGCCAGCATCCTCCTGGGGCTCCTGCCGGGTGACCACGCCGAGGGGAGGAACGCCACCAACTCCACCAGGGCCCTGAAGGTGCCAGATGGAACTAGTGCCGCCTGGTACATCCTCACCATCATCGGCATCTACGCGGTGATTTTCCTCTTCCGGCTGGCCAGCAACATCCTCAGAAAGAACGACAAGTCCTTGGAAGATGTTTATTACTCAAATCTGACCTCTGAACTCAAAATGAAAGGGCTCCAGGACAAGGTCGCCAAGTGCCCCACACTGATCATCAGCAACAGAGCCGTGCTGCAGCCCTGCCAGGCCCGCCTGGGGCCAAAGGGCGGGAGCAGCGGGCCCCAGACCGCAACCCCAGAGAGCCCCTGA